One Kitasatospora sp. MAP12-44 DNA segment encodes these proteins:
- the nuoH gene encoding NADH-quinone oxidoreductase subunit NuoH, with translation MLDTLLRCVAVLVVFLTFPLIIGQTEHKVMAHMQGRLGPMYAGGFHGWAQLVADGVKFAQKEDIVPAGADRRIFQLAPAVSLLPYLIVLLVIPVGPDGFVGQSVDAGIFFVLAVMGIGVIGKLMAGWSSANKYSLLGGLRAAAQLMSYELPMVLAAASVAMAAGTLSLPGIVHAFHWWWLPWQAIGAFVFFTAGLAELQRPPFDMPVADSEIIFGAYTEYTGLRFAFFLLSEYAGILVVSALTTVLFLGGWHGPLSDSLGWLWTILKTFALAFVVIWLRVTYPRLREDQLMKFAWTVLVPLALVQLALTGIIKVAISQ, from the coding sequence CTGCTCGACACACTGCTGCGCTGCGTCGCCGTCCTGGTCGTCTTCCTCACCTTCCCGCTGATCATCGGTCAGACCGAGCACAAGGTGATGGCCCATATGCAGGGCCGGCTCGGCCCGATGTACGCGGGCGGGTTCCACGGCTGGGCGCAGCTCGTCGCCGACGGCGTGAAGTTCGCGCAGAAGGAGGACATCGTCCCGGCCGGGGCCGACCGGCGGATCTTCCAGCTGGCACCGGCCGTCTCGCTGCTGCCGTACCTGATCGTGTTGCTGGTGATCCCGGTGGGCCCCGACGGCTTCGTCGGGCAGTCGGTGGATGCCGGGATCTTCTTCGTGCTCGCCGTGATGGGCATCGGGGTGATCGGCAAGCTGATGGCGGGCTGGTCCTCCGCCAACAAGTACTCGCTGCTCGGCGGCCTGCGCGCGGCGGCCCAGCTGATGTCGTACGAGCTGCCGATGGTGCTCGCCGCCGCCTCCGTGGCGATGGCGGCCGGCACGCTCTCGCTGCCCGGGATCGTCCACGCCTTCCACTGGTGGTGGCTGCCGTGGCAGGCGATCGGCGCGTTCGTCTTCTTCACGGCCGGCCTGGCCGAGCTGCAGCGCCCGCCGTTCGACATGCCGGTCGCCGACTCCGAGATCATCTTCGGCGCGTACACCGAGTACACCGGCCTGCGCTTCGCGTTCTTCCTGCTCTCCGAGTACGCGGGCATCCTGGTGGTCAGCGCGCTGACCACCGTGCTGTTCCTCGGCGGGTGGCACGGTCCGCTGTCCGACAGCCTCGGCTGGCTCTGGACGATCCTCAAGACCTTCGCGCTCGCCTTCGTGGTGATCTGGCTGCGGGTCACCTACCCGCGCCTGCGCGAGGACCAGTTGATGAAGTTCGCCTGGACCGTCCTCGTCCCGCTCGCGCTCGTCCAGCTCGCCCTGACCGGCATCATCAAGGTGGCGATCTCCCAGTGA
- a CDS encoding NADH-quinone oxidoreductase subunit B family protein, whose protein sequence is MPDASRPGAGELAERRLGPLARLAPDPVKVVLNWGRRYSLWCFNFGLACCAIEFIAASMAKHDFIRMGVIPFAPGPRQADLMIVSGTVTDKMAPAVKRLYEQMPEPKYVISFGACSNSGGPYWDSYSVTKGVDQIIPVDVYVPGCPPRPEALMQGILKLQEKIAAESLAERYTGPSAGALRRPLVPGPGGAQ, encoded by the coding sequence ATGCCCGACGCCTCGCGGCCGGGGGCCGGCGAGCTCGCCGAGCGTCGGCTCGGACCGTTGGCCCGGCTCGCGCCGGACCCGGTCAAGGTGGTGCTCAACTGGGGTCGCCGCTACAGCCTCTGGTGCTTCAACTTCGGGCTGGCCTGCTGCGCGATCGAGTTCATCGCGGCCTCGATGGCCAAACACGACTTCATCCGGATGGGTGTGATCCCGTTCGCGCCCGGCCCGCGTCAGGCTGATCTGATGATCGTCTCGGGCACGGTGACGGACAAGATGGCGCCCGCCGTGAAGCGGCTCTACGAGCAGATGCCGGAGCCGAAGTACGTCATCTCCTTCGGTGCCTGCTCCAACTCGGGCGGACCGTACTGGGACTCGTACTCGGTGACCAAGGGCGTCGACCAGATCATCCCGGTGGACGTCTACGTGCCCGGCTGCCCGCCGCGGCCGGAGGCGCTGATGCAGGGGATCCTCAAGCTGCAGGAGAAGATCGCGGCCGAGTCGCTGGCGGAGCGCTACACGGGCCCGTCGGCCGGCGCCCTGCGGCGACCGCTGGTGCCGGGGCCGGGGGGTGCGCAGTGA
- a CDS encoding NADH-quinone oxidoreductase subunit A, with the protein MEGPLAAAVAADPAAGSGYFDAYAAVGLLAVVGVLFVMVSFTANRLLRPAIWSPEKLLTYECGVDPVGEGWAHTQVRYYVYAFLYVIFAVDAIYLFPWATVFASAGYGMGTLVEMFIFLGFLAVGLLYAWKKGVLEWT; encoded by the coding sequence ATGGAGGGGCCCTTGGCCGCTGCCGTCGCGGCCGATCCTGCGGCGGGGAGTGGCTATTTCGACGCATATGCGGCGGTTGGCCTGCTCGCTGTGGTCGGCGTGCTCTTCGTCATGGTGAGCTTCACGGCGAACCGGCTGCTGCGCCCGGCGATCTGGTCGCCGGAGAAGCTGCTGACCTACGAGTGCGGCGTGGACCCGGTCGGCGAGGGGTGGGCGCACACCCAGGTCCGCTACTACGTCTATGCCTTCCTCTACGTGATCTTCGCGGTCGACGCGATCTACCTGTTCCCGTGGGCGACGGTGTTCGCCAGCGCGGGATACGGCATGGGCACCCTGGTCGAGATGTTCATCTTCCTGGGCTTCCTCGCGGTCGGGCTGCTCTACGCCTGGAAGAAGGGCGTTCTGGAATGGACGTGA
- a CDS encoding sensor histidine kinase, which translates to MKPQRDQPGKQQRERGPLYGAQLWREVQHLLLNLPIGIASFVFTAVTLSVGAGLSVTVVGLPLAAGALACSRRLGAFARFRARRALGAVVEEPAPLKPAKPGPAAWVLASLTDGVSWRSVLFTLLMMPWGVVSFTVTLVCLVVGWPVLPWVARYLAAFDRMMVELLLGPSELTERVRELEEDRGAVVDTAAADLRRIERDLHDGAQARLVALAMDLGLAKEKLLDTELTAEQQAAARMVDSAHGEVKLALQELRDLARGIHPAVLTDRGLSAALSAVAARCTVPGGVRVQVDLTGPDGLVERPDSAVEGIAYFTVSELLTNTSKHAGARSATVDAWRSADRLMLQVADDGRGGAVAPDGGFRPGGGLAGLAERCRAVDGVFLVESPEGGPTTVTVELPWRTRAARP; encoded by the coding sequence ATGAAGCCCCAGCGCGACCAGCCCGGCAAGCAGCAGCGCGAACGCGGACCGCTGTACGGCGCGCAGCTGTGGCGCGAGGTGCAGCACCTGCTGCTCAACCTGCCGATCGGCATCGCCTCCTTCGTCTTCACGGCGGTGACGTTGAGCGTGGGCGCGGGCCTCTCGGTGACGGTGGTCGGGCTGCCGCTGGCCGCCGGCGCGCTGGCCTGCTCCCGCCGACTGGGAGCGTTCGCCCGGTTCCGGGCCCGCCGAGCGCTGGGCGCAGTGGTGGAGGAGCCCGCGCCGCTGAAGCCGGCCAAGCCCGGGCCCGCGGCCTGGGTGCTCGCCTCGCTGACCGACGGGGTGAGCTGGCGCTCGGTGCTCTTCACGCTGCTGATGATGCCGTGGGGGGTCGTCAGCTTCACCGTGACGCTGGTCTGCCTGGTCGTCGGCTGGCCGGTGCTCCCGTGGGTGGCCCGCTACCTGGCCGCCTTCGACCGCATGATGGTCGAGCTGCTGCTCGGCCCGAGCGAGCTCACCGAGCGGGTGCGCGAGCTGGAGGAGGACCGCGGCGCGGTGGTCGACACCGCCGCCGCCGACCTGCGCCGGATCGAGCGCGACCTGCATGACGGCGCGCAGGCCCGGCTGGTTGCGCTCGCCATGGATCTCGGCCTGGCCAAGGAGAAGCTGCTGGACACCGAGCTGACGGCCGAGCAGCAGGCCGCCGCCAGGATGGTCGACTCCGCGCACGGCGAGGTCAAGCTCGCCCTGCAGGAGCTGCGCGACCTCGCCCGCGGCATCCACCCCGCGGTGCTGACGGACCGCGGACTGAGCGCGGCGCTCTCCGCCGTGGCCGCGCGCTGCACCGTGCCGGGCGGCGTGCGGGTCCAGGTGGACCTGACCGGCCCCGACGGCCTGGTCGAGCGCCCGGACTCCGCCGTCGAGGGCATCGCCTACTTCACTGTCAGCGAGCTGCTCACCAACACCTCGAAGCACGCGGGCGCGCGCAGCGCCACCGTGGACGCCTGGCGCTCCGCCGACCGGCTGATGCTCCAGGTCGCGGACGACGGGCGCGGCGGTGCGGTGGCGCCGGACGGCGGCTTCCGGCCGGGTGGCGGGCTCGCCGGCCTGGCCGAGCGGTGCCGCGCGGTGGACGGGGTCTTCCTGGTCGAGAGCCCCGAGGGCGGCCCGACCACGGTCACCGTCGAACTGCCCTGGCGCACCCGTGCCGCCCGCCCGTAG
- a CDS encoding trypsin-like peptidase domain-containing protein yields MHPTKDHNRPIPAGPRPTGPKALPALSGAAVLAAVLAVGGCSSSAPSTSSTAASSSSSPSPSGAPAPTTSDQLQNEYQQVIANVLPSVVQITTAAGLGSGIVYDDKGDIVTNAHVVGTATSFDVTLANSTTTLPATLVGSYPDDDLAVIKLSSPPNGLRPATFGNSAKVEVGQITLAMGSPLGLSSSVTEGIVSAIARTVSEPSGGGSPGATIGNMVQTSAAINPGNSGGALVNLSSQVIGINTLAAVDQEANGGAAPGIGFAIPSATITNIADQLIKTGKVTNSGRAALGITARTYYGSDFTPAGAVVVGVTAGGPAASAGLQAGDVITQIGTTPVTSLSSLTTALASLSPDSKVTVTYLRGGQTKTADVTLGTLSATS; encoded by the coding sequence GTGCATCCCACCAAGGACCACAACCGTCCGATCCCGGCCGGCCCGCGCCCCACCGGGCCGAAGGCGCTCCCCGCGCTGTCCGGTGCGGCGGTGCTGGCCGCCGTGCTGGCGGTCGGCGGTTGCAGCAGCAGTGCGCCGTCCACCTCGTCCACCGCCGCCTCGTCCTCCTCGTCCCCGTCCCCGTCCGGCGCGCCGGCGCCGACCACCAGCGACCAGCTGCAGAACGAGTACCAGCAGGTGATCGCCAACGTGCTGCCGTCGGTGGTGCAGATCACCACCGCCGCCGGTCTCGGCTCGGGGATCGTCTACGACGACAAGGGCGACATCGTCACCAACGCGCATGTGGTCGGCACGGCGACCAGCTTCGACGTCACCCTCGCCAACAGCACCACGACGCTGCCGGCCACCCTGGTCGGCAGCTACCCGGACGACGACCTCGCGGTGATCAAGCTGAGCAGCCCGCCCAACGGCCTGCGTCCCGCGACCTTCGGCAACAGCGCCAAGGTCGAGGTCGGCCAGATCACCCTGGCGATGGGCAGCCCGCTGGGCCTGTCCAGCAGCGTGACGGAGGGCATCGTCTCGGCCATCGCCCGGACCGTCTCCGAGCCCAGCGGCGGTGGCTCGCCCGGCGCGACCATCGGCAACATGGTGCAGACCTCGGCGGCGATCAACCCCGGCAACAGCGGCGGCGCCCTGGTGAACCTCTCCAGCCAGGTGATCGGCATCAACACGCTGGCCGCCGTCGACCAGGAGGCCAACGGCGGCGCCGCCCCCGGGATCGGCTTCGCGATCCCCAGCGCCACCATCACCAACATCGCCGACCAGCTGATCAAGACCGGCAAGGTCACCAACTCGGGCCGGGCGGCGCTCGGCATCACCGCGCGGACCTACTACGGCAGCGACTTCACACCGGCCGGTGCGGTGGTGGTCGGAGTCACGGCGGGCGGACCGGCGGCCTCGGCCGGGCTGCAGGCCGGTGACGTGATCACCCAGATCGGCACCACCCCGGTCACCTCGCTGAGCTCGCTGACCACGGCGCTGGCCTCGCTCAGCCCGGACAGCAAGGTCACCGTCACCTACCTGCGCGGCGGGCAGACCAAGACCGCCGACGTCACGCTGGGAACGCTCAGCGCCACCTCCTGA
- the galE gene encoding UDP-glucose 4-epimerase GalE, with protein MTWLIVGGAGYIGGHVVRQLLEDGQRVAVLDDLSSGDAARLPETVPLVEGSSLDRAALDKVIREHRITGVLHLAARKAVGESVERPLHYYRENVTGLQTVLEACVEGGVRRFLFSSSAAVYGMPDVDLVTESTPCLPMNPYGETKLAGEWLVAAAGRAYGMSTAALRYFNVAGAASPALADTGTSNLVPMVFERLAAGRAPLIFGADYPTPDGTCVRDFIHVSDIASAHVAAVRRLGEDPVGRTSLVLNIGRGEGVSVREMLDVVGRVTGYDATGELAPRRAGDPARVVASAELIAAELGWHARHGLREMVASAWEGWCARHPEARRA; from the coding sequence ATGACATGGCTGATCGTCGGCGGCGCCGGTTACATCGGTGGGCACGTGGTGCGGCAGTTGCTCGAGGACGGGCAGCGGGTCGCCGTTCTGGACGACCTCAGCAGCGGCGACGCCGCCCGGCTGCCCGAGACCGTCCCGCTGGTGGAGGGGTCGAGTCTGGACCGCGCGGCGCTCGACAAGGTGATCCGCGAGCACCGGATCACCGGCGTGCTGCACCTCGCGGCGCGCAAAGCGGTCGGCGAGTCGGTCGAGCGGCCGCTGCACTACTACCGGGAGAACGTCACCGGTCTGCAGACCGTCCTGGAGGCCTGCGTCGAGGGCGGCGTCAGGCGCTTCCTGTTCTCCTCCTCCGCCGCCGTCTACGGCATGCCGGACGTCGACCTGGTCACCGAGTCCACCCCGTGCCTGCCGATGAACCCGTACGGCGAGACCAAGCTCGCCGGCGAGTGGCTGGTCGCCGCCGCGGGCCGGGCGTACGGGATGTCGACCGCCGCGCTGCGCTACTTCAACGTCGCGGGCGCCGCCTCCCCCGCCCTCGCCGACACCGGGACCTCCAACCTGGTCCCGATGGTCTTCGAGCGGCTGGCGGCCGGCCGCGCCCCGCTGATCTTCGGCGCCGACTACCCCACCCCGGACGGCACCTGCGTACGCGACTTCATCCACGTCTCGGACATCGCCTCCGCGCACGTCGCCGCGGTCCGCCGGCTCGGCGAGGACCCGGTCGGGCGGACCTCACTGGTGCTCAACATCGGCCGCGGCGAGGGCGTCTCGGTCAGGGAGATGCTCGACGTCGTGGGCCGGGTCACCGGCTACGACGCGACCGGCGAGCTCGCCCCGCGCCGGGCCGGCGACCCCGCCCGGGTGGTCGCCTCGGCCGAGCTGATCGCCGCCGAGCTGGGCTGGCACGCCCGCCACGGCCTGCGCGAGATGGTGGCCTCGGCGTGGGAGGGCTGGTGCGCCCGCCACCCCGAGGCCCGTCGGGCCTGA
- a CDS encoding serine/threonine-protein kinase, whose amino-acid sequence MDQLTAQDPRRIGPFEVLGRLGAGGMGLVYLARSASGRRVAIKTVRGELAEDELFRVRFAREIAAAKTVGGFYTAAVVEADADARVPWLATAYVPAPSLEELIGECGPLPVDAVRWLVAGIAEALQSIHAVGLVHRDLKPSNVLVVEDGPRVIDFGIAAGVSSSRLTMTNVAVGTPAYMSPEQAKDSRSVTGASDVFSLGSLLVFCATGHPPYRGGNPVETVFKLLREQPDLSGLPVELVDLVRACMRPAAEHRPTPAQIQAELAPHLFSRDDAGEEVGEWLPPNALGLIEQRKRGRRQPPAPPAPVRVPPAPTVPPAVPAPVGPLSGGPLPVASAVVPEPYLSANPVAANPVPPAPDARWGAPNGQRRPEAVDPRTGEHGPLGRPHRPQPPRGVAEGEAATAKLGAARRHRGGPAAEEIQLSGGASVRIGPGPQAHGVEPARPPGPAPAETDWVRRGGTPSAPLPVVEAPQARWRPWRFRMSNDVWGTPLVADGTLFISSFEVHALDIGSGRRRYKTRDVAWAVAVDAGRLHAADGPHLYTVDVADGTERWRTSLDGWVYSLDAADGVLCCGLRGGGVQVRSSANGAELWRADDAQQDYENPQSGPALVAGAVYYYGAGRLRCVDPRSGRLRWTVPVGEDVPSRPVARAGMLYVTAGTRVYALDAATGAERWRFEAPVVLFTPPTLDESPAPAVYVADYLGTLYALDGASGRVRWQGRTASRQGAEPVVVADGTALIASGETLYAFETASGRELWRYAARGEVVGAPAVADGLVHLGSRDHSLHTVELASGRLRWELGTKGELTGSPVAVGGRVFVSSKDRCVYALDARYGTAVPDQR is encoded by the coding sequence GTGGACCAGCTGACGGCGCAGGATCCGAGGCGGATCGGGCCCTTCGAGGTGCTCGGACGTCTGGGCGCCGGTGGGATGGGGCTGGTGTATCTGGCGCGCTCCGCGTCCGGCCGCCGGGTGGCGATCAAGACGGTGCGCGGCGAGCTGGCCGAGGACGAGCTGTTCCGGGTCCGCTTCGCCCGCGAGATCGCGGCCGCCAAGACGGTCGGCGGTTTCTACACCGCGGCCGTGGTGGAGGCCGACGCGGATGCCAGGGTGCCGTGGCTGGCCACCGCGTATGTGCCCGCGCCCTCGCTGGAGGAGCTGATCGGCGAGTGCGGGCCGCTGCCCGTGGATGCCGTGCGCTGGCTGGTGGCCGGGATCGCCGAGGCCCTGCAGTCCATCCACGCGGTCGGCCTGGTGCACCGTGACCTGAAACCGTCCAATGTGCTGGTGGTCGAGGACGGCCCGCGGGTGATCGACTTCGGCATCGCAGCCGGGGTCTCCAGCTCCCGGCTGACGATGACCAATGTCGCGGTCGGCACGCCCGCCTATATGTCGCCCGAGCAGGCCAAGGACAGCCGCAGTGTCACGGGCGCCAGCGACGTCTTCTCGCTCGGCTCGCTGCTGGTCTTCTGCGCCACCGGCCACCCGCCCTACCGCGGCGGCAACCCGGTGGAGACGGTGTTCAAGCTGCTGCGCGAGCAGCCCGACCTGTCCGGGCTGCCGGTCGAGCTGGTGGACCTGGTGCGCGCCTGCATGCGGCCGGCCGCCGAGCACCGGCCGACGCCCGCGCAGATCCAGGCGGAGCTGGCGCCGCATCTCTTCTCCCGGGACGACGCGGGCGAGGAGGTCGGGGAGTGGCTGCCGCCCAACGCGCTGGGCCTGATCGAGCAGCGCAAGCGCGGCCGCCGCCAGCCGCCCGCGCCCCCGGCGCCCGTCCGGGTGCCGCCCGCGCCGACCGTGCCGCCGGCCGTTCCCGCGCCGGTCGGTCCGCTGTCCGGCGGTCCGCTGCCGGTCGCCTCGGCGGTCGTCCCCGAGCCGTACCTCTCGGCGAACCCGGTGGCGGCGAACCCGGTACCGCCCGCGCCGGACGCCCGCTGGGGTGCGCCGAACGGGCAGCGCCGGCCGGAGGCGGTCGACCCGCGCACCGGCGAGCACGGCCCGCTCGGCCGTCCGCACCGGCCTCAGCCGCCCCGCGGGGTGGCGGAGGGCGAGGCGGCCACCGCCAAGCTGGGCGCGGCCCGCAGGCACCGCGGCGGCCCGGCCGCCGAGGAGATCCAGCTCTCCGGCGGGGCCTCGGTGCGGATAGGGCCCGGCCCGCAGGCGCATGGCGTCGAGCCGGCCCGGCCGCCGGGACCGGCGCCCGCCGAGACCGACTGGGTCCGCCGGGGCGGCACCCCGTCCGCGCCGCTGCCGGTCGTCGAGGCGCCGCAGGCCCGCTGGCGGCCCTGGCGGTTCCGGATGTCCAACGACGTCTGGGGCACCCCGCTGGTGGCCGACGGCACCCTCTTCATCTCCAGCTTCGAGGTGCACGCCCTCGACATCGGCTCGGGCCGGCGCCGCTACAAGACCCGGGACGTGGCCTGGGCGGTCGCCGTCGATGCCGGGCGGCTGCACGCCGCCGACGGCCCGCACCTCTACACGGTCGACGTCGCGGACGGCACCGAGCGCTGGCGGACCTCGCTGGACGGCTGGGTCTACTCGCTGGACGCTGCCGACGGTGTGCTCTGCTGCGGCCTGCGAGGCGGGGGCGTGCAGGTGCGCTCCAGCGCCAACGGCGCGGAGCTGTGGCGCGCCGACGACGCCCAGCAGGACTACGAGAACCCGCAGTCCGGTCCGGCCCTGGTGGCCGGCGCGGTCTACTACTACGGCGCCGGCCGACTGCGCTGCGTCGACCCGCGCAGCGGGCGGCTGCGCTGGACGGTGCCGGTCGGCGAGGACGTCCCGTCCCGGCCGGTCGCTCGGGCCGGGATGCTCTATGTGACCGCCGGGACCAGGGTCTACGCGCTGGATGCGGCGACCGGCGCCGAGCGCTGGCGGTTCGAGGCGCCGGTGGTGCTCTTCACCCCGCCGACGCTGGACGAGTCGCCCGCGCCCGCCGTCTACGTCGCCGACTACCTGGGCACCCTGTACGCGCTGGACGGTGCCTCGGGCCGGGTCCGCTGGCAGGGCCGCACCGCGAGCCGGCAGGGCGCCGAACCCGTGGTCGTGGCGGACGGCACCGCGCTGATCGCCAGCGGCGAGACGCTGTACGCCTTCGAGACGGCCAGCGGACGCGAGCTGTGGCGCTACGCGGCCCGCGGCGAGGTGGTCGGCGCGCCCGCGGTCGCCGACGGCCTGGTGCACCTGGGCAGTCGCGACCACTCCCTGCACACGGTGGAGCTGGCCAGCGGCCGGCTGCGCTGGGAGCTGGGCACCAAGGGCGAGCTGACCGGCTCCCCGGTGGCGGTCGGCGGGCGGGTCTTCGTGAGCAGCAAGGACCGCTGCGTCTACGCGCTGGACGCCCGCTACGGCACCGCCGTACCGGACCAGCGGTAG
- a CDS encoding TetR family transcriptional regulator, translated as MTGQVRTVDGRVAGRRGQETRQKLLDCLREMLSTSPYRDVKVIDVARMAGTSPATFYQYFPDVEGAVLEIAEEMAKDSVELKELVDGKSWAGKSGTTTSEELVDGFLAFWRKNDAILRVVTLGAAEGDKRFFKIRMTVLNSVAKPLADAVKDLQAKGQADKAQDAAAVAGSLISLLASAAEHQKAFTSWGVKIKDLKPTLAPLVYLGVTGKKAPK; from the coding sequence ATGACAGGACAAGTTCGCACCGTCGACGGTCGCGTCGCCGGGCGACGCGGACAGGAGACGCGGCAGAAGCTGCTCGACTGCCTCCGCGAGATGCTCAGCACGTCGCCGTACCGGGACGTCAAGGTCATCGACGTCGCCCGTATGGCGGGAACCTCCCCCGCGACCTTCTATCAGTACTTCCCAGATGTCGAGGGCGCCGTCCTTGAGATCGCAGAGGAAATGGCCAAGGACAGCGTCGAGCTCAAAGAGCTCGTCGACGGAAAGTCCTGGGCAGGAAAGTCCGGCACCACCACCTCGGAAGAACTGGTGGACGGATTCCTTGCCTTCTGGCGCAAGAACGACGCCATTCTGCGTGTGGTCACCCTCGGTGCCGCGGAAGGGGACAAGCGGTTCTTCAAGATCCGCATGACCGTCCTCAACTCGGTGGCGAAGCCGCTCGCGGATGCCGTCAAGGATCTCCAGGCCAAGGGCCAGGCGGACAAGGCACAGGATGCCGCCGCCGTCGCCGGCTCGCTGATCTCGCTGCTGGCCTCGGCAGCCGAGCACCAGAAGGCCTTCACCTCGTGGGGGGTCAAGATCAAGGACCTCAAGCCCACGCTCGCTCCCCTGGTGTACCTGGGTGTCACCGGCAAGAAGGCACCCAAGTAG
- a CDS encoding beta-ketoacyl-ACP synthase III, translating to MTGSRIVALGHYQPPKVLTNDDLAQVVDTDDEWIRSRVGIRQRHIAVDETLVDLATEAAQKALAASGRRADEIDLVVVATCTAVERSPNTACAVAARLGIPAPAAYDINTVCSGFSYALATADHAIRAGAARRALVIGAERMSDTLDWSDRTTAVIFADGAGAAVVEAQEDDAEPGIGPVVWGSEPEKNDAVTITGWKPVISQQGQSVFRWATTQIAPLARQTCEKAGIDPSELKGFVAHQANLRIIDAIANKLGAPNAVIARDVVDSGNTSAASIPLALSKLVERGELTTGDPVLLFGFGGGLAYAGQVVRCP from the coding sequence ATGACCGGTTCCCGCATCGTGGCGCTCGGCCACTACCAGCCGCCCAAGGTCCTCACCAACGACGACCTGGCCCAGGTGGTCGACACGGACGACGAGTGGATCCGCAGCCGAGTGGGCATCCGGCAGCGGCACATCGCGGTGGACGAGACCCTCGTCGACCTCGCCACCGAGGCCGCACAGAAGGCACTCGCCGCCAGCGGTCGGCGTGCCGACGAGATCGACCTGGTGGTCGTCGCGACCTGCACCGCCGTCGAGCGCAGCCCCAACACGGCCTGCGCCGTGGCGGCGCGCCTCGGCATCCCCGCGCCCGCCGCGTACGACATCAACACCGTCTGCTCGGGCTTCTCCTACGCGCTGGCCACCGCCGACCACGCGATCCGGGCCGGCGCGGCCCGCCGCGCGCTGGTGATCGGCGCCGAGCGGATGTCCGACACCCTGGACTGGAGCGACCGGACCACCGCCGTGATCTTCGCCGACGGCGCCGGCGCGGCCGTCGTGGAGGCCCAGGAGGACGACGCGGAGCCGGGCATCGGCCCGGTGGTCTGGGGTTCCGAGCCGGAGAAGAACGACGCGGTGACCATCACCGGGTGGAAGCCGGTGATCAGCCAGCAGGGCCAGTCGGTGTTCCGCTGGGCCACCACGCAGATCGCCCCGCTGGCCCGGCAGACCTGCGAGAAGGCCGGCATCGACCCGAGCGAGCTCAAGGGCTTCGTCGCGCACCAGGCGAATCTGCGGATCATCGACGCGATCGCCAACAAGCTCGGCGCGCCGAACGCGGTGATCGCCCGCGACGTGGTCGACTCGGGTAACACCTCCGCCGCCTCGATTCCGCTGGCGCTCAGCAAGCTGGTCGAGCGCGGCGAGCTGACCACCGGCGACCCGGTGCTGCTCTTCGGCTTCGGCGGCGGTCTCGCGTACGCCGGGCAGGTCGTGCGCTGCCCCTGA
- the mqnE gene encoding aminofutalosine synthase MqnE yields MDAGLKRELEAKVYAGERLTREDGIALYESDDLAWLGGLAHHVRTVKNGDVVHFNINRHLNMTNVCAASCAYCSFQRKPGEKDAYTMRIEEAVRLAKAMEVDSLTELHIVNGLHPTLPWRYYPRSLRELKAALPNVSLKAFTATEIHWFEKISGLSASEILDELIDAGLESLTGGGAEIFDWEVRQHIVDHETHWEDWSRIHRLAHSKGLKTPSTMLYGHIEEPRHRVDHVLRLRELQDETGGFQVFIPLRYQHDFHDSKDGVVRNKLMARTEMATGAEALKTFAVSRLLFDNVPHVKVFWVMHGVTTSQLALSHGADDMDGSVVEYKITHDADNFGTPNKLSRDDLLDLIRDAGFRPAERNTRYEIIREYDGPDLGRRETPQAMRL; encoded by the coding sequence ATGGACGCAGGGCTCAAGCGGGAGCTGGAAGCGAAGGTCTACGCGGGTGAGCGGCTGACCCGCGAGGACGGCATCGCCCTGTACGAGAGCGACGACCTGGCCTGGCTGGGCGGGCTGGCGCACCACGTACGGACGGTGAAGAACGGCGACGTCGTCCACTTCAACATCAACCGCCACCTCAACATGACCAACGTCTGCGCGGCCTCCTGCGCGTACTGCTCGTTCCAGCGCAAGCCGGGCGAGAAGGACGCGTACACCATGCGGATCGAGGAGGCCGTGCGGCTGGCGAAGGCGATGGAGGTGGACTCGCTCACCGAGCTGCACATCGTCAACGGCCTGCACCCGACCCTCCCGTGGCGCTACTACCCGCGCTCGCTGCGCGAGCTGAAGGCCGCGCTGCCGAACGTCTCGCTGAAGGCCTTCACCGCCACCGAGATCCACTGGTTCGAGAAGATCAGCGGCCTGTCGGCGAGCGAGATCCTGGACGAACTGATCGACGCCGGCCTGGAGTCGCTGACCGGCGGCGGCGCGGAGATCTTCGACTGGGAGGTCCGCCAGCACATCGTCGACCACGAGACCCACTGGGAGGACTGGTCGCGGATCCACCGGCTGGCTCACAGCAAGGGCCTCAAGACCCCTTCGACGATGCTCTACGGCCACATCGAGGAGCCCCGCCACCGGGTCGACCACGTGCTGCGGCTGCGTGAACTGCAGGACGAGACCGGCGGCTTCCAGGTCTTCATCCCGCTGCGCTACCAGCACGACTTCCACGACTCCAAGGACGGCGTGGTCCGCAACAAGCTGATGGCCCGTACCGAGATGGCCACCGGTGCCGAGGCGCTGAAGACCTTCGCGGTCTCCCGGCTGCTCTTCGACAACGTGCCGCACGTCAAGGTCTTCTGGGTGATGCACGGCGTCACCACCTCGCAGTTGGCGCTCAGCCACGGCGCGGACGACATGGACGGTTCGGTCGTCGAGTACAAGATCACGCACGACGCGGACAACTTCGGCACCCCCAACAAGCTGAGCCGCGACGACCTGCTCGACCTGATCCGCGACGCCGGCTTCCGCCCCGCCGAGCGCAACACCCGCTACGAGATCATCCGCGAGTACGACGGTCCTGACCTCGGCCGTCGCGAGACCCCGCAGGCCATGCGGCTCTGA